In Bradyrhizobium guangxiense, the following are encoded in one genomic region:
- a CDS encoding sulfate transporter family protein, with protein sequence MLDAAFKALSQMISPPMRSILWRSIGLALVLITVLAIGLQRLLSWFATSGEVWLEGLLGPGWHSSLEVLSWMVSIAAGLGVVFGGIFLMPAIPSLVASLFVDDVADIVEREHYPAEQPGLALPFSQAILEGVKTALLTILVYLAALPLVLFAGAGFLIFFLAAAWLLGREYFELAAMRFRPPEEAKAMRRDNAATIFTAGLFIAAFVSIPIVNLATPIFGMAFMVHMHKRLSGPRPELIKPARQMR encoded by the coding sequence ATGCTGGATGCCGCCTTCAAGGCGCTGTCGCAAATGATCTCGCCGCCGATGCGCTCGATCCTGTGGCGATCAATCGGGCTGGCGCTGGTACTGATCACCGTGCTGGCGATCGGCTTGCAGCGGCTCTTGAGCTGGTTTGCGACTTCCGGCGAAGTCTGGCTGGAAGGCCTGCTCGGGCCGGGCTGGCACTCTTCGCTCGAAGTCCTGTCCTGGATGGTTTCGATCGCGGCCGGCCTCGGCGTCGTGTTCGGCGGAATCTTCCTGATGCCCGCGATCCCCTCGCTGGTGGCGAGCCTGTTCGTCGACGACGTCGCCGACATCGTCGAGCGCGAGCATTACCCTGCCGAGCAGCCGGGCCTTGCGCTGCCGTTCAGCCAGGCGATCCTCGAGGGCGTCAAGACCGCGCTGCTGACGATCCTGGTCTATCTCGCCGCGCTGCCGCTGGTGCTGTTCGCCGGCGCAGGTTTCCTGATCTTCTTCCTCGCCGCCGCCTGGCTCCTGGGCCGCGAATATTTCGAGCTCGCGGCGATGCGCTTCCGCCCGCCGGAGGAAGCCAAGGCGATGCGGCGCGACAACGCCGCCACCATCTTCACCGCCGGCCTGTTCATCGCCGCCTTCGTCTCGATCCCGATCGTCAATCTGGCGACGCCGATCTTCGGCATGGCCTTCATGGTCCACATGCACAAGCGGCTGTCAGGCCCACGGCCCGAGCTGATCAAGCCGGCGCGGCAGATGCGGTGA
- the pyrF gene encoding orotidine-5'-phosphate decarboxylase, translating to MTPAEIAPKDRLIVALDLPSVDAAEAIINRLADSVTFYKIGYRLAYAGGLPLVGKLADKGKKVFLDLKLHDIGNTVMQGVESITRLGATFLTVHAYPQTMKGAVEGRGNSSLKILAVTVLTSYNEDDLHAAGYRLGVSELVEARAQQAQVLGIDGLVSSPEEAGALRKIVGHQMHLVTPGIRPAGSATGDQKRIMTPGRAIAAGADYLVVGRPIVEAADPKAVAEAIHAEIAQALG from the coding sequence ATGACGCCAGCCGAGATCGCTCCAAAGGACCGCCTGATCGTCGCGCTCGATCTGCCCAGCGTCGATGCCGCGGAGGCGATCATCAATCGTCTCGCCGACAGCGTCACCTTCTACAAGATCGGCTATCGCCTCGCTTATGCCGGCGGATTGCCGCTGGTCGGCAAGCTCGCCGACAAAGGCAAGAAGGTCTTCCTCGATCTCAAGCTGCACGACATCGGCAACACCGTGATGCAAGGCGTCGAGAGCATCACCAGGCTCGGCGCCACCTTCCTGACCGTGCACGCCTATCCGCAGACCATGAAGGGGGCGGTCGAAGGCCGCGGCAATTCGAGTCTCAAGATCCTCGCGGTCACGGTGCTGACCTCCTACAACGAGGACGACCTGCACGCGGCCGGCTACCGGCTCGGCGTCTCCGAGCTGGTCGAGGCGCGTGCGCAGCAGGCGCAGGTGCTCGGCATCGACGGCCTGGTGTCGTCACCGGAGGAAGCTGGAGCGTTGCGCAAGATCGTCGGCCACCAGATGCACCTCGTGACGCCGGGCATCCGGCCGGCCGGCTCGGCGACCGGCGACCAGAAGCGCATCATGACGCCGGGCCGCGCGATCGCCGCCGGCGCCGATTATCTCGTCGTCGGGCGTCCGATCGTGGAAGCCGCAGATCCGAAGGCCGTCGCAGAGGCCATTCACGCCGAGATTGCGCAGGCGCTTGGCTAA
- a CDS encoding MFS transporter gives MAENDDAGRGPVSRGGIAPQPLFAVAAVLLGSFLANFDSRLTTIGLPDLRGAFGLSFDEGAWLSTAGIGSQIFVAPAVAWLATVFGLRRVLGIPSLVYAAVSAIIPFVHDYPTLLALSVVHGLLLGTFVPATLMIVFRNLPIRWWLPAISIYSIRVGFALDTSSSLVGFYVDHLGWQWLYWQGVVIAPLMGLMVYLGTPNEPVNRALLREADWGGMLLLGAGVSMVYAGLDQGNRLDWLGSGTVMALLAGGAALFACFLVNESLVRQPWAHVNVLFSRNIGLSLIVILLYTLTSLSNSSLVPNFLGNVGLLRPEQSGLLLLIYGALPMVVLVPVSIWLLRHFDARAVTVLGFACFAAANLWGTRLTHDWAREDFIGIVLLQSIGQATTLLPIIIMALSNSDPSRATSFAAYIQIMRLGGAEIGVALMGTWLRVREQVHSFYLGQNLAVGDVDVVRVLKQLADHFAVHGAGLAQARAVGTLAGFVQREANVLAYIDGFWLCFWLAMAALGFIALITRAPPGPFTPAPFGFAKTLLRKCGVRVA, from the coding sequence ATGGCGGAAAATGACGATGCCGGCCGCGGCCCCGTCTCGCGCGGCGGCATCGCGCCACAGCCGCTGTTCGCCGTGGCGGCGGTGCTGCTGGGCTCGTTCCTGGCCAATTTCGACAGCCGCCTGACCACGATCGGCCTGCCCGATCTGCGCGGCGCATTCGGCCTCAGTTTCGACGAAGGCGCCTGGCTCTCGACCGCCGGCATCGGCTCCCAGATCTTCGTCGCGCCCGCGGTCGCATGGCTTGCGACCGTGTTCGGTCTGCGCCGCGTGCTCGGTATTCCCAGCCTCGTCTATGCCGCTGTCTCGGCGATCATCCCCTTCGTGCACGACTATCCGACGCTGCTCGCGCTCAGCGTCGTACATGGCCTCCTGCTCGGCACCTTCGTGCCGGCGACGCTGATGATCGTATTCCGCAATCTGCCGATCCGCTGGTGGTTGCCGGCAATCTCGATCTATTCGATCCGCGTCGGCTTCGCGCTGGACACCTCGAGCTCGCTGGTCGGCTTCTATGTCGACCATCTCGGCTGGCAATGGCTGTACTGGCAGGGCGTCGTGATCGCCCCGCTGATGGGGCTGATGGTCTATCTCGGCACGCCGAACGAGCCGGTGAATCGCGCGTTGCTGCGCGAGGCCGATTGGGGCGGCATGCTGCTGCTCGGCGCGGGCGTCTCGATGGTCTATGCCGGCCTTGACCAAGGCAACCGGCTGGACTGGCTGGGATCCGGCACGGTGATGGCGCTGCTCGCCGGCGGCGCGGCGCTGTTCGCTTGCTTCCTCGTCAACGAGTCGCTGGTGCGACAGCCCTGGGCGCATGTGAACGTGCTGTTCTCGCGCAATATCGGCCTGTCGCTGATCGTCATCCTGCTCTACACGCTGACGTCCCTCTCCAATTCATCGCTGGTGCCGAACTTCCTCGGCAATGTCGGCCTGCTCCGACCGGAGCAGAGTGGTCTGTTGCTGCTCATCTACGGCGCGTTGCCGATGGTCGTGCTGGTGCCGGTCTCGATCTGGCTGCTGCGCCATTTCGATGCGCGCGCGGTGACGGTGCTTGGCTTTGCCTGCTTCGCCGCCGCCAACCTCTGGGGTACCCGGCTCACCCATGACTGGGCCCGCGAGGATTTCATCGGCATCGTGCTGCTGCAATCGATCGGTCAAGCGACGACGCTGCTGCCGATCATCATCATGGCGCTGTCGAACTCAGATCCGAGCCGAGCGACGTCGTTCGCCGCCTACATCCAGATCATGCGGCTCGGCGGCGCCGAGATCGGCGTGGCACTGATGGGGACGTGGCTGCGCGTCCGCGAGCAGGTCCATTCCTTCTATCTCGGCCAGAACCTCGCGGTCGGCGATGTCGACGTGGTGCGCGTGCTCAAGCAGCTCGCGGATCATTTCGCCGTGCATGGCGCCGGCCTCGCCCAGGCGCGCGCGGTGGGAACGCTCGCGGGCTTCGTGCAGCGCGAGGCCAACGTGCTCGCCTATATCGACGGGTTCTGGCTGTGCTTCTGGCTGGCGATGGCCGCGCTCGGCTTCATCGCCCTGATCACCCGTGCGCCGCCCGGTCCTTTCACGCCGGCACCGTTCGGCTTCGCCAAGACGTTGCTGCGGAAGTGCGGGGTGCGGGTGGCCTGA
- a CDS encoding 2,3-bisphosphoglycerate-dependent phosphoglycerate mutase: MSERLLVLVRHGQSEWNLKNLFTGWKDPDLTELGVKEAKEAGRKLKAQGLVFDVAYTSVLTRAQHTLDLILSELGQTGLPTSKNLALNERDYGDLSGLNKDDARKKWGEDQVLIWRRSYDVPPPGGESLKDTLARALPYYVQEILPGVLNGKRTLVAAHGNSLRALIMVLEKLSPEGILKRELATGVPIIYRLNADSTVASKLDLAG; encoded by the coding sequence ATGAGCGAACGTCTTCTCGTGCTCGTGCGGCACGGCCAGAGCGAATGGAATCTGAAGAACCTGTTCACCGGCTGGAAGGACCCCGATCTCACCGAGCTCGGCGTCAAAGAAGCCAAGGAAGCCGGTCGCAAGCTGAAGGCGCAGGGTCTCGTGTTCGACGTCGCCTATACGTCGGTGCTCACACGCGCGCAGCACACGCTCGATCTCATCTTGAGCGAGCTCGGCCAGACCGGTTTGCCGACCTCGAAGAATCTCGCGCTGAACGAGCGTGACTATGGCGATCTCTCCGGCCTCAACAAGGATGACGCCCGCAAGAAATGGGGCGAGGACCAGGTGCTGATCTGGCGCCGTTCCTACGACGTGCCGCCGCCCGGCGGCGAAAGCCTGAAGGACACGCTCGCGCGCGCATTGCCGTACTACGTGCAGGAGATTCTGCCCGGCGTGCTCAACGGCAAGCGCACGCTGGTCGCCGCCCACGGCAATTCGCTGCGCGCGCTGATCATGGTGCTGGAAAAGCTGTCGCCGGAAGGCATCCTGAAGCGCGAGCTCGCCACCGGCGTGCCGATCATCTACCGCCTCAACGCGGATTCGACCGTGGCCTCGAAGCTGGATCTGGCGGGTTAG
- a CDS encoding HlyD family secretion protein, giving the protein MSQQEQVSSPPAAAPIAPPKPTQPPASSLWSRLAIPLFAVIVALAFVALATLRFDEWVGSAAVQTTNDAYVRADLTRLASRVSGEVLTVGVTDFQRVRAGDLLIQIDPADYQAQVAQAEAAVAAAQAVLDNLSNQIELQYATIAQAEAARLSAEALQVEARQEQERQQSLSQTEAGTRQRLEQAVAGLAKAQADVRASRAVIAAQQHQLEVLQGTRKQRAADVEAAKATLASAKLKLGYTRITAPFDGVVGERQGQPGDYVNIGANLINVVPLPKVYVIANYKETQLTHVAPGQPVEITVDSFPREKLRGRVERMAPATGAQVALLPPDNATGNFTKVVQRIPVRIQFDDNQPLLTRLVPGMSVVTSINTAGANGGK; this is encoded by the coding sequence GTGAGTCAGCAGGAACAAGTCTCGTCGCCCCCTGCTGCCGCTCCAATCGCGCCGCCCAAGCCGACCCAGCCGCCGGCCTCCTCGCTCTGGAGCCGGCTCGCGATCCCGTTATTCGCCGTCATCGTCGCGCTCGCCTTCGTCGCGCTGGCGACGCTGCGCTTCGACGAGTGGGTCGGCAGTGCCGCGGTCCAGACCACCAACGACGCCTATGTGCGCGCCGACCTGACGCGGCTTGCCAGCCGTGTCTCCGGCGAAGTGCTGACCGTTGGGGTCACCGACTTCCAGCGCGTCAGGGCCGGCGATCTGCTGATCCAGATCGATCCTGCGGATTACCAGGCCCAGGTCGCCCAGGCCGAAGCCGCGGTCGCCGCCGCGCAAGCCGTTCTCGATAATCTCAGCAACCAGATCGAGCTGCAATACGCGACGATCGCGCAGGCCGAAGCTGCGCGGCTGTCGGCGGAGGCGCTGCAGGTCGAGGCCAGGCAGGAGCAGGAGCGCCAGCAATCGCTGTCGCAGACCGAGGCCGGCACGCGGCAGCGGCTCGAGCAGGCGGTTGCGGGTCTTGCCAAGGCGCAGGCCGACGTGCGCGCGAGCCGCGCCGTGATCGCGGCCCAGCAGCACCAGCTCGAGGTCCTGCAGGGCACCAGGAAGCAGCGCGCCGCCGATGTCGAAGCGGCCAAGGCGACGCTGGCGAGCGCGAAGCTCAAGCTCGGCTATACCAGGATCACCGCGCCGTTCGACGGCGTCGTCGGCGAGCGGCAGGGGCAGCCCGGCGACTACGTCAACATCGGCGCCAACCTGATCAACGTGGTGCCGCTGCCGAAAGTGTACGTGATCGCCAACTACAAGGAGACACAGCTTACGCATGTCGCGCCGGGGCAGCCGGTCGAGATCACAGTCGATAGCTTTCCGCGCGAGAAGCTGCGCGGCAGGGTCGAGCGCATGGCCCCCGCGACCGGCGCGCAGGTCGCGCTGCTGCCGCCGGACAACGCCACCGGCAATTTCACAAAAGTGGTGCAGCGCATTCCCGTCCGCATCCAGTTCGACGACAATCAGCCGCTGCTGACGCGGCTGGTGCCCGGCATGTCGGTCGTCACCAGCATCAATACTGCGGGCGCGAATGGCGGAAAATGA
- the nikR gene encoding nickel-responsive transcriptional regulator NikR, whose translation MQRITITIEDDLLAEIDAAAEARGYQNRSEIIRDLARAGLQQSTEDTAQTGQCVAGLVYVYDHAARDLSKRLVQEFHGHHDLALATLHVHLDDNNCMEMTALKGSADEVKHFADHIIAERGVRYGRVVMIPTGEGKQVKGRKHGHRHE comes from the coding sequence ATGCAGCGGATAACGATCACGATCGAGGACGATCTCCTGGCGGAGATCGATGCCGCGGCCGAGGCGCGCGGCTACCAGAACCGCTCCGAGATCATCCGCGACCTCGCCCGCGCCGGGCTCCAGCAATCCACGGAGGACACGGCGCAGACCGGCCAATGCGTCGCCGGCCTCGTCTATGTCTACGACCATGCTGCCCGGGATCTCTCCAAGCGCCTGGTTCAGGAATTCCACGGCCATCACGACCTCGCGCTGGCGACGCTGCACGTCCATCTCGACGACAACAATTGCATGGAGATGACGGCGCTGAAGGGATCCGCGGACGAGGTCAAGCATTTCGCCGACCACATCATCGCCGAGCGCGGCGTGCGCTACGGCCGCGTGGTGATGATCCCGACCGGCGAGGGCAAGCAGGTGAAGGGGCGCAAGCACGGACACCGGCACGAGTAG
- a CDS encoding class I SAM-dependent methyltransferase — MPLPSSARALKKPRLDDEVRFLRSWIEKPLHMGAVMPSGKLLARTMAHYVDVESDAPVVELGPGTGAITSALIERGVDQKRLVLVEYNPGFCALLRDRYPQAKVVQGDAYRLRDTLWNVLSAPASAVVSGLPLVTKPMLTRLRLIRDAFTALAPGAPFVQFTYAVVPPIPKSLPGVSTEASERIWMNLPPARVWVYRKD; from the coding sequence ATGCCATTGCCATCGTCCGCGCGTGCGTTGAAGAAGCCTCGTCTCGACGACGAGGTGCGCTTTCTCAGGTCGTGGATCGAAAAGCCCCTGCACATGGGTGCGGTGATGCCGTCGGGCAAGCTGCTGGCCCGGACTATGGCCCACTATGTCGATGTCGAGTCGGATGCGCCTGTGGTCGAGCTTGGGCCGGGCACCGGCGCCATCACCTCCGCCCTGATCGAGCGCGGCGTCGACCAGAAGCGTCTCGTCCTCGTCGAGTACAATCCCGGCTTCTGCGCGCTGCTGCGCGATCGCTATCCGCAGGCCAAGGTGGTGCAGGGTGATGCCTATCGCCTGCGTGACACGCTCTGGAACGTCCTGAGCGCGCCGGCGAGCGCGGTCGTCTCCGGCCTGCCGCTCGTGACCAAGCCGATGCTGACCAGGTTGCGGCTGATCCGCGACGCCTTCACGGCGCTGGCGCCCGGCGCGCCCTTCGTCCAGTTCACCTATGCGGTGGTGCCGCCGATCCCGAAATCGCTGCCCGGCGTGTCCACAGAGGCCTCGGAACGGATCTGGATGAACCTTCCGCCGGCCCGCGTCTGGGTGTATCGCAAGGACTAA
- a CDS encoding DUF1330 domain-containing protein, with product MAKGYWIGRVDVNNDEGYKPYTVANGPIFKKWGGRFVIRGGKFTTVEGPSRTRNVVIEFPDYETAIACYNSPEYQANIKVRQPHSIADLIIIEGYDGPQPQDG from the coding sequence ATGGCAAAAGGCTACTGGATCGGACGCGTCGACGTGAACAATGACGAGGGCTACAAGCCCTACACCGTCGCCAACGGTCCGATCTTCAAGAAATGGGGCGGCCGCTTCGTCATCCGCGGCGGCAAGTTCACCACCGTCGAAGGCCCCAGCCGCACCCGCAACGTCGTGATCGAATTTCCGGACTACGAGACCGCGATCGCCTGCTACAATTCGCCGGAATACCAGGCCAACATCAAGGTGCGCCAGCCGCACTCGATCGCCGACCTCATCATCATCGAAGGCTATGACGGCCCGCAGCCGCAGGACGGCTGA
- the nth gene encoding endonuclease III, with translation MAKIPRKPAPRKAPVPKKKTKAAAAKPKPAKTSAPGRKSLKATSPWTPAEVHEVFSRFRKANPEPKGELEHVNPFTLLVAVVLSAQATDAGVNKATRALFEVADTPQKMLDLGEERLRDYIKTIGLYRTKAKNVIALSAKLLSDFGGEVPRTRAEIESLPGAGRKTANVVLNMAFGEHTMAVDTHVFRVGNRTGLAPGKTPLEVELGLEKLIPPQFMLHAHHWLILHGRYTCLARKPRCELCLINDLCRWPEKTV, from the coding sequence ATGGCGAAAATCCCCCGCAAGCCGGCGCCGCGCAAAGCGCCCGTGCCGAAGAAAAAGACGAAGGCTGCCGCTGCGAAGCCCAAGCCCGCTAAGACATCGGCTCCGGGGAGAAAATCACTCAAGGCGACAAGCCCCTGGACGCCCGCCGAGGTTCACGAGGTCTTCAGCCGCTTCCGCAAAGCCAACCCGGAGCCAAAAGGGGAGCTCGAGCACGTCAATCCGTTCACGCTGCTGGTCGCCGTGGTGCTGTCGGCACAGGCGACCGATGCCGGCGTCAACAAGGCGACGCGCGCATTGTTCGAAGTCGCCGACACCCCGCAGAAGATGCTCGATCTCGGCGAGGAGCGTCTGCGCGACTACATCAAGACCATCGGCCTCTATCGCACCAAGGCCAAGAACGTCATCGCGCTGTCGGCAAAGCTGCTCAGCGATTTCGGCGGCGAGGTGCCGCGCACGCGCGCCGAGATCGAGTCATTGCCCGGTGCGGGGCGCAAGACCGCCAATGTCGTGCTCAACATGGCCTTTGGCGAGCACACCATGGCGGTCGACACTCATGTCTTCCGCGTCGGCAATCGCACAGGACTTGCGCCCGGCAAGACGCCGCTGGAGGTCGAGCTCGGTCTCGAAAAGTTGATCCCGCCCCAGTTCATGCTGCATGCCCATCATTGGCTGATCCTGCACGGCCGCTATACTTGCCTCGCGCGCAAGCCGCGCTGCGAGCTGTGCCTGATCAACGATCTCTGCCGCTGGCCGGAGAAGACGGTGTGA
- a CDS encoding NADPH-dependent FMN reductase has protein sequence MPAPKILIIPGSLRTGSHNAKLAAVAAYEFAQAGVDVTRISLADFPLPIYDGDLQAKSGVPKHAINLKRMIGAHHGVLIVSPEYNASVPPLLKNAIDWVSRVHELHEARGEVFRNRAFALAGASQSRLGAARALQALRLILTSCRANVIASQLTLAFADQAYDDMDRLKNEGDIVALKELVTQLIDISQRMM, from the coding sequence ATGCCCGCACCCAAGATCCTGATCATTCCCGGCTCGCTGCGCACCGGCTCGCATAATGCGAAGCTGGCCGCGGTCGCCGCCTATGAATTCGCCCAGGCCGGCGTTGACGTCACCCGCATCTCGCTCGCTGACTTCCCGCTGCCGATCTATGACGGCGATCTCCAGGCCAAATCCGGCGTTCCCAAGCACGCGATCAACCTCAAGCGCATGATCGGTGCCCATCACGGCGTGCTGATCGTCTCGCCCGAATACAACGCCTCGGTGCCGCCGCTGCTCAAGAACGCGATCGACTGGGTCAGCCGCGTGCACGAGCTGCATGAGGCGCGCGGCGAGGTGTTCCGCAACCGCGCTTTCGCGCTCGCCGGTGCCTCGCAGAGCCGGCTAGGTGCGGCCCGTGCGCTGCAGGCGCTGCGGCTGATCCTGACCTCCTGCCGCGCGAATGTGATTGCCAGCCAGCTCACGCTCGCCTTTGCCGACCAGGCCTATGACGATATGGACAGGCTGAAGAACGAGGGTGATATCGTCGCGCTGAAGGAGCTGGTCACGCAGTTGATCGACATTTCCCAACGCATGATGTGA
- a CDS encoding DUF2244 domain-containing protein: MSPGNEIERKDAADPREVQIFSALLTPHRSLNRTGFLAVMLFLSVVSFATGLAFLMKGAWPVLGFFGLDVLVVWWAFKANFRTAQAREEITVTASELRVRRISHRGQVAEWTFNPLWVRLDMEVDEDFGIEHLYLISRGHQIQIARFLGPEEKASFYKGLVEALNAAKRGPTYNPIN, from the coding sequence ATGAGCCCAGGCAACGAAATTGAGCGCAAGGACGCTGCAGATCCCCGCGAGGTGCAGATCTTTTCCGCGCTGCTGACGCCGCACCGCTCGCTGAACCGCACCGGCTTTCTCGCGGTGATGCTGTTCCTGAGCGTCGTCAGCTTTGCCACCGGCCTCGCCTTCCTGATGAAGGGCGCCTGGCCGGTGCTCGGCTTCTTCGGCCTCGACGTGCTCGTGGTGTGGTGGGCCTTCAAGGCCAATTTCCGCACCGCTCAAGCGCGTGAGGAGATCACGGTCACCGCGTCCGAACTGCGCGTGCGGCGCATCAGCCATCGCGGCCAGGTCGCCGAATGGACCTTCAATCCGCTCTGGGTCCGCCTCGACATGGAGGTCGACGAGGATTTCGGCATCGAGCATCTCTACCTGATCTCGCGCGGCCACCAGATCCAGATCGCCCGCTTCCTGGGGCCGGAGGAAAAGGCAAGCTTTTACAAAGGCTTGGTTGAGGCTCTCAATGCCGCCAAGCGCGGCCCGACCTACAACCCGATCAACTGA
- the dapB gene encoding 4-hydroxy-tetrahydrodipicolinate reductase, giving the protein MSDMRLIVAGAGGRMGRALVRAIAESEGAVLAGALEAPGSELLGKDAGVLAGLPANGIKLSADLWAMSKEADGILDFTVPAATIANVAIAAERGIVHVVGTTGLSGSDNAVIKSVTKRAVVVQSGNMSLGVNLLAAVVKRVAKALDQSFDIEIVETHHRMKVDAPSGTALMLGQAAASGRGVTLDEHSERGRDGITGARRPGNIGFASLRGGTVAGDHSVTFLGPFERLTLTHQAEDRMLFAHGALKAALWAHGKAPGHYSMADVLGLSDI; this is encoded by the coding sequence ATGTCCGACATGCGCTTGATTGTTGCGGGGGCGGGCGGCCGGATGGGCCGCGCGCTGGTGCGGGCGATTGCCGAGAGCGAAGGGGCGGTGCTGGCCGGTGCGCTGGAGGCTCCCGGCTCGGAGCTGCTCGGCAAAGACGCTGGCGTGCTCGCAGGCCTGCCCGCCAACGGCATCAAGCTCTCGGCCGATCTCTGGGCGATGTCGAAGGAGGCCGACGGCATCCTCGATTTTACCGTGCCGGCCGCGACCATCGCCAATGTCGCGATCGCCGCCGAGCGGGGCATCGTCCATGTCGTCGGCACCACCGGGCTGTCGGGCTCCGACAACGCCGTGATCAAGAGCGTCACCAAACGTGCCGTGGTGGTGCAGTCAGGCAATATGAGCCTCGGCGTCAACCTGCTTGCTGCGGTGGTCAAGCGCGTCGCCAAGGCGCTCGACCAGAGCTTTGACATCGAGATCGTCGAGACCCATCACCGCATGAAGGTGGATGCGCCCTCGGGGACGGCGCTGATGCTGGGACAGGCCGCAGCGAGCGGCCGCGGCGTCACCCTCGATGAGCATTCCGAGCGTGGCCGTGACGGCATCACCGGCGCACGCAGGCCGGGCAATATCGGTTTCGCCTCCTTGCGCGGCGGCACCGTTGCCGGGGATCACAGCGTCACCTTCCTCGGCCCGTTCGAGCGCCTGACGCTGACGCACCAGGCCGAGGACCGCATGCTGTTCGCCCATGGCGCGCTGAAGGCGGCGCTGTGGGCGCATGGCAAGGCGCCGGGGCATTACTCCATGGCCGACGTGCTCGGCCTGTCTGACATCTGA
- a CDS encoding methylated-DNA--[protein]-cysteine S-methyltransferase produces MMTLAIHDQRLTKPGPQNAALRDYDSVRRAIAFISENWRAQPTIEAMADAAGVTPDELHHLFRRWASITPKAFMQALTLDHAKGLLRDSASILDAALDSGLSGPGRLHDLFVTHEAMSPGEWKNGGAGLTLRYGFHPSPFGTAIVIATDRGLSGLAFADHGEEKIALADMTRRWPNATYVEDHEGTAPLAARIFDTRLWRPDQPLRVVLIGTDFEVRVWETLLKIPMGRAVSYSDIACNINSPKASRAVGAAVGKNPVSFVVPCHRALGKSGTLTGYHWGITRKQAMLGWEAGRMGVQ; encoded by the coding sequence ATGATGACACTCGCCATACATGACCAGCGCCTGACCAAGCCGGGTCCCCAGAACGCCGCGTTGCGCGACTATGATTCGGTGCGCCGGGCGATCGCCTTCATCTCGGAGAACTGGCGCGCGCAGCCGACCATCGAAGCGATGGCGGATGCGGCCGGCGTCACGCCGGACGAACTGCACCATCTGTTCCGCCGCTGGGCCTCGATCACGCCGAAGGCTTTCATGCAGGCGCTCACCCTGGACCATGCGAAGGGCTTGCTGCGGGACTCCGCGAGCATCCTCGATGCCGCGCTCGACTCCGGCCTGTCCGGCCCCGGCCGGCTGCACGATCTCTTCGTCACCCATGAAGCGATGTCGCCCGGCGAATGGAAGAACGGCGGCGCCGGCCTCACGCTGCGCTACGGCTTTCACCCCTCGCCGTTCGGCACCGCCATCGTGATCGCGACCGATCGCGGCCTGTCGGGCCTTGCCTTCGCCGACCACGGTGAAGAGAAGATCGCGCTCGCCGACATGACGCGGCGCTGGCCGAACGCGACCTATGTCGAAGACCACGAAGGCACCGCGCCGCTCGCGGCGCGCATCTTCGACACCAGGCTGTGGCGGCCGGACCAGCCGCTGCGCGTGGTGCTGATCGGCACCGATTTCGAGGTGCGGGTGTGGGAGACGCTATTGAAGATCCCGATGGGCCGCGCCGTGTCCTATTCCGACATCGCCTGCAACATCAACAGCCCGAAGGCGTCGCGCGCCGTCGGCGCCGCCGTCGGCAAGAATCCGGTCTCGTTCGTCGTGCCCTGCCACCGCGCGCTCGGCAAGAGCGGGACGCTGACGGGCTACCATTGGGGCATCACCCGCAAGCAGGCGATGCTGGGCTGGGAAGCCGGGCGGATGGGAGTGCAGTAG